The nucleotide sequence GCCGTTGTCGCATGGCCAGGAACGGTTGTGGTTTGTGGAGCAGCTCGGGCTTTCGAACGGCGGTTACAATGTCTCCGCAGCGGTGCGGCTGACTGGGAAGCTGGACGTCGATGCGCTGTCGGCGGCCTTGAGCGAGGTGGTCCGGCGGCATGAGAGCCTGCGCACGCGGTTTGCGGGGCGAGGCGACAGCGCGGTGCAACTGATCGATCCGCCTTGGCCGGTTGTGCTCTCGCCGGAGGCAGTCGCGACCGAGGACGCTGCGCGACAGCGGCTGGTCGCGTTGATGCAACAGCCGTTCGATCTTGCGCAGGACCGGCTGCTGCGCGTGGCGCTGCTGCAGCTGTCGCCGGACATGCATGTGCTGGCGCTGTCGATACATCACATCGTGTCGGATGGCTGGTCGATGGGCGTGCTGGTCGGCGAGATCGAGACGCTGTATGCGGCGTTCTGCGCCGGACGGCCGTCCCCCTTGCCGGAGCTGCCGATCCAATATGCCGACTACGCAGTGTGGCAGCGGCGCTGGCTGGAAGAGACCGCGCTGCAGCGGCAGCTGGAATATTGGACGGTGCAGCTTGCCGGCGCGCCAGGCAGCATCGAGCTGGCGACCGACCGGCCGCGGCCGGCGGTGCCGAGCTTCCGCGGCGCGGTGCACCGGCTCACGGTCGATCAGGCCTGCACGGCGGCGCTGACGCGACTGGCGCGGCAGGACGGCGCGACGCTGTTCATGGTGCTGCTGGCGGCCTTCGACGTGCTGCTGTCGCGCTGGAGCGGACAGAATGATGTCGTGGTGGGCACGCCGGTCGCAGGCCGGACACGGATCGAGACCGAGCGGCTGATCGGCTTCTTCGTCAACATGCTGGCCTTGCGCTGCGACCTGTCGGGGGCGCGGACATTCCGCGACGTGTTGCGGCAGATCAAGGCGACCGCGCTGGATGCCTATGCGCATCAGGACCTGCCGTTCGAGAAGCTGGTAGAGGCGCTGCATCCGGTCCGCGATCTCAGCCGTGAGCCGGTGTTCCAGGTCGTGTTCGCGCTGCAGAACATGCCGCAGCGCGCGAGCGGTCTGCCCGGGCTGACATTGGAGCCGTTCGAGGCGGAGGCGGTGACGGCGAAGTTCGATCTTGAGCTGGCGATGAGCGAGGTCGGGGACGGACTGCAGGCGACGCTGACCTACGCCACGGATCTGTTCGATGCGGCGACGATCGCGCGGCTTGCGGATCACTTCGTGCGGCTGCTTCAGGAGATCGCGGCACGGCCGGATGCGCGGCTGTCGAAGCTGAACCTGCTGAGCACCGAGGAGCGGCAGCAGCTCGAATCGTGGAGCGGCAACACGATCGCCTCTACGCAGGACGGTTGCCTGCATGAGCTGTTCGCCGAGCAGGTGACGCGCGATCCGGCCGCGCTGGCCGTGGTGATGGAGGGCGAGGAGCTCAGCTATGGCGCGCTGGAGCGGCGGGCCAACCAGCTGGCGCATCATCTGCGGACGCTCGGCGTCGGCCCCGACGTGATCGTCGGACTGTGCGTTGAGCGCTCGCTGGAGATGGTGATCGGGCTGCTCGGCATCCTCAAGGCCGGCGGCGCCTATCTGCCGCTCGATCCGCGTTATCCGCCGGAGCGGCTGGCCTATATGCTCGGGGATGCCAAGGTCACCGTGCTGGTGACGCAGGCTGCGGTACGCGAGCGCGTGCCGGCGACGGAAGCGGTCGTGGTGCATCTTGATGCCGACGCTGCGGTGATTGCCGACCAGCCGGAGACGGCACCGCTCACGTCCTGCGATGCCGATCATCTGGCTTACGTCATCTATACGTCCGGCTCGACCGGACGGCCGAAGGGCGTGATGACGTCGCATCGCGGCATCATGAACCTGGCGGATGCGCAGCTCGATCGGCTGCCGCTCACGGCCGGCGATCGCATCCTGCAGTTCGCCTCGATCAGCTTCGATGCGGCGGTGTGGGATCTGGTGATGAGCTGGCGGGTCGGTGCGGCCCTGGTGCTGGCGGCCCAGCACGATCTGATGCCGGGCGAGCCATTGCGTGAGCTGCTCGAGCGGCAGCGGGTGACGGCGGTGCTGCTGCCGCCGGCGGCCTTGGCGGCGTTGCCAGTGACGCCTTTGCCTGATTTGAAGATCCTGATCGCAGGCGGCGAGGCCTGCGCGGCGGAGCTGCTGCGGCCATGGCTCGCGGGCCGCAGCGTGTTTAACGCCTATGGTCCGACGGAGTCGAGCGTCTGCACGACCGTACATCTGTGCGGTGACGAGCGGCGTCCGCCGATCGGCCGTGCCCTGCCGAACACCCGCACTTACGTGCTCGACGCGCAGCTCGCCCCCGTACCAATTGGTGTGGCCGGCGAAATCTACATCGGCGGCGTCGGCCTTGCGCGGGGCTATCTGCATCGGCCGTCGCTGACGGCGGAGCGGTTCGTGCCGAGCCCGTTTGCCAAGGGCGAGCGGCTGTACCGGACTGGGGACCTTGCGCGATGGCGCGCGGATGGCGTGCTGGATTATCTCGGGCGGCTGGACCATCAGGTGAAGCTGCGCGGCTTCCGGATCGAGCTTGGTGAGATCGAGGCGGCGCTGTTGGCGCAAGCCGGCGTCGCGCAGGCGGCGGTGGTGCTGCGTGAGGACGGCGGAGCCAAGCGGCTGGTGGGCTATGTGGTGGCGCAGCCGGACGCCGTCCCCAACAGCGATACGCTGCGCCAGCAGCTGCAGCGGAGTCTTCCGGACTACATGGTGCCCTCGGCGATCGTACCGCTCGCGGCGCTGCCGCTGACGCCGAACGGCAAGCTCGATCGCAATGCACTGCCGGCGCCGGAGCGGCGGCGTGAGCTTGATGGCCAGCTGCCGCGCAATCCGGTCGAGACCGTGATCGCTGGCCTGTTCGCCGATCTGCTCGGCCTGGAGGAGGTCGGCATTCACGACAACTTCTTCGAGCTCGGTGGCCACTCATTGCTTGCCATGCAATTGCTGGAGCGCATGCGAGCTGCACTCGGCATCGCACTGCCGGTCCGCCTGATCTTCATGGACCCGACCATTGCTGGCCTTGCCGAGCATGTCGAGCAGGCACTGGCGAGCGAGATCGAGGCGATGTCCTCGGAGGAGATCGAAATGGCGCTGCAGGATCTGGATGAGACCAGCATCCAGCGCGCGGCGTCTGTGGCCTGATCTGGAGCATTGGGATGACCGACCTTGCGACGTTACGACGAGAGCTGCTGCAACGCCGGCTCGCAGCTGCCGCGGCGGGCCGCCAGTCTGGTCCGCCCGCGATCCCGCGTCGTGGCGAAACAGAAGCGCCGCTGTCGCATGCACAGGAACGGTTGTGGTTTGTGGAGCAGCTCGGGCTGTCGGTCAGCAGCTACACGGTCTCTGCGGCGGTACGGCTGACTGGAAAGCTGGACGTCGACGCGCTGTCGGCCGCCTTGAGCGAGGTGGTCCGGCTGCATGAGAGTTTGCGCACGCGCTTTGCGGGGCGTGGCGAGAACGCGGTGCAACTGATCGATCCGCCTTGGCCGGTTGTGCTCTCGCCGGAGACGGTCGCTACCGAGGACGCTGCGCGGCAGCGACTGGTCGCGTTGATGCAACAGCCGTTCGATCTGTCGGAGGACAGGCTGCTGCGCGTGGCGCTGCTGCAGCTGTCGCCGGACATGCATGTGCTGGCGCTGTCGATGCATCACATCGTGTCGGATGGCTGGTCGATGGGCGTGCTGGTCGGCGAGATCGAGACGCTGTATGCGGCGTTCTGCGCCGGACGGCCGTCCCCCTTGCCGGAGCTGCCGATCCAATATGCCGACTACGCGGTGTGGCAGCGGCGCTGGCTGGAAGAGACCGCGCTGCAGCGGCAGCTGGAATATTGGACGGTGCAGCTTGCCGGCGCGCCAGGCAGCATCGAGCTGGCAACCGACCGGCCGCGACCGGCGATGCCGAGCTTCCGCGGCGCGGTGCATTGGTTCGCGGTCGATCCGCGCTGCACAGCAGCGCTGACGCGACTGGCGCGGCAGGACGGCGCAACGCTGTTCATGGTGCTGCTGGCGGCCTTCGACGTGCTGCTGTCGCGCTGGAGCGGCCAGCAGGATTTGGTGGTGGGCACGCCGGTCGCAGGCCGGACGCGGATCGAGACCGAGCGGCTGATCGGCTTCTTCGTCAACATGCTGGCCTTGCGCTGCGACCTCTCGGGAACGCCGACGTTCCGCGACGTCCTGCGGCAGATGAAGGTGACCGCGCTGGATGCCTTTGCGCATCAGGACCTGCCGTTCGAGAAGCTGGTGGAGGCGCTGCATCCGGTCCGCGACCTCAGCCGCGAGCCGGTCTTCCAGGTCGTGTTCGCGCTGCAGAACATGCCGCAGCGGTCGAGCGGTCTGCCCGGGCTGACATTGGAGCCGTTCGAGGCGGAGGCGGTGACGGCGAAGTTCGATCTTGAGCTTGCGATGAGCGAGGTCGAGGACGGGCTGCAGGCGACACTGACCTATGCCACGGATCTGTTCGATGTCGCGACGATCGCCCGGCTTGTGGATCACTTCGTGCGGCTGCTTCGGGAGATTGCGGCACGGCCGGATGCGCGTTTGTCGGAGCTGAGCTTGCTGAGCACGGAGGAGCGAAAGCAGCTGGAAGCGTGGAGCGGTCGCAGCGCCGCTTATGAGCAGGACCGCTGCCTGCATGAGCTGTTCGCCGAGCACGCGGCACGCGATCCGGCCGCGCTTGCCGTGGTGATGGAGGGCGAGGAGCTCAGCTATGGCGCACTGGAGCGGCGGGCCAACCAGCTCGCGCATCACCTGCAGCGCCTTGGCGTCAGGCCCGACGTGATCGTCGGTCTCTGCGTTGAGCGCTCGCTCGACATGGTCATCGGCGTGCTCGGCATCCTCAAGGCGGGCGGCGCCTATCTGCCGCTCGACCCGCGTTATCCGGCGGAGCGGCTGGCTTACATGCTGGGCGACGCCAAGGTCACCGTGCTGGTGACGCAGGCTGCGGTACGCGAGCGCGTGCCTGCGACGGAAGCGGTCGTGGTGCATCTTGATGCCGACGCTGCGGTGATTGCCGACCAGCCGGAGACGGCACCGCTCACGTCCTGCGATGCCGATCATCTGGCCTACGTGATCTACACGTCCGGCTCGACCGGACGGCCGAAGGGCGTGATGACGTCGCATCGCGGCATCATGAACCTGGCGGATGCGCAGCTCGATCAGCTGCCGCTCACGGCCGGCGATCGCATCCTGCAGTTCGCCTCGATCAGCTTCGATGCGGCGGTGTGGGACCTGGTGATGAGCTGGCGCGTCGGCGCGGCCCTGGTGCTGGCAGCCCAGCACGATCTGATGCCGGGCGAGCCGTTGCGCGAGCTGCTTCAGAGGCAGCGGGTGACGGCGGTGCTGTTGCCGCCGGCGGCCTTGGCGGCGTTGCCGGTCGCGACGCTGCCGGACTTGAAGATCCTGGTCGCAGGCGGCGAGGCTTGCACCGTGGAGCTGCTGCGGCCATGGCTCGCGGGCCGCAGCGTGTTCAACGCGTATGGCCCGACCGAGTCGAGCGTCTGCACCACGATGAATCGTTGCGGTGACGACCGGCGCCCGCCGATCGGGCGAGCCTTGCCGAACACCCGCACTTATGTGCTCGATGCGCAGCTTCAACCTGTTCCGGTTGGCGTGGCTGGCGAGCTGTACATCGGCGGCGTCGGCCTTGCGCGGGGCTATCTGCATCGGCCGTCGCTGACGGCGGAGCGGTTCGTGCCGAGCCCGTTTGCCAAGGGCGAGCGGCTGTACCGAACCGGGGATCTCGCGCGATGGCGCGCGGATGGCGTGCTGGACTATCTCGGCCGGCTCGACCATCAGGTGAAGCTGCGCGGCTTCCGGATCGAGCTTGGTGAGATCGAGGCGGCGCTGCTCTCGCAAGCCGGCATCGCGCAGGCGGCCGTGGTGCTGCGCGAGGACGGCGGCGGCAAGCGGTTGGTGGCGTATGTGGTGGCGCAGCCGGACGCTGCCATCAACAGCGACGCGCTGCGTCAGCAGCTGCAGCGGAGTCTTCCAGAATACATGGTTCCTTCTGCAATCGTCACCCTCAACTCTCTGCCGCTGACGCCGAACGGCAAGCTCGATCGCAATGCACTGCCGGCGCCGGAGTGGCGGCGTGAGCTTGATGGCCAGCTGCCGCGCAATCCGGTCGAGACCGTGATCGCCGGGCTGTTCGCCGATCTGCTCGGTCTGGAGCGGGTCGGCATTCACGACAACTTCTTCGAGCTCGGCGGCGACTCCATTCAGTCGATGCAGCTGGTGTCGCGGGCGCGCGCGGCTGGCCTTGCGATCACGCCGCGGCAGATCTTTCAGCATCAGACCGTCGCGGCGCTGGCGCAGGCGGCAGCTGCCTCGCAGGCTTCGGTCGAGGCCGACGATCCGCTGCAGCCGTCGCCGTTGACGCCGATTCAGCGCTGGTTCTTCGAACGATCAGGGCCCATCCATCACTTCAACCAATCCGCGCTGCTGCAGGTCCCGCCGGACATCAAGCCGGCCCGGCTCGAACGTGCACTGGCGTCGCTCCTCATCCATCACGATGCGTTGCGCAGCCGTTTCATGCGGGATGAGTCCGGCTGGCGGCAGGAGCCGCGTCCCGTCGCAGACGTCGCCGTCACGCTCACGCATGTCGACGTCGCCGAGCTGGCGCCGGAGGTGAGAGTCGAGCAGCTGCACGCCGCCGCCGCCACGCTTCAGAACAGCCTCGATCCCGCGACGGGCCGGCTCGTCGCTGTCGCCTGGTTCGATTTCGGCGCGGATACGCCGGGGCGCTTGCTGTTTGTCATCCATCATCTGGCCGTCGACGGTGTCTCCTGGCGCATCCTCGTCGAGGACCTGATGGCGGCCTACGCGCAGCTCGCGCGCGGCGACGCCGTCGACCTGCCGGCAAAGACGACGTCGTTTGGCCGCTGGGCAACGCGGCTGGCCGACCACGCACACGCCCCCGACATCGTGCAGCAGCTCGACCTCTGGACCTCGATCTGCCGAGACGCTCCGCTCCTCCCAGTTGACCGCACGACGGGCACTCGCCCCGCGACCTATGGCGACACGGACGCCCTGACGATCGATCTGCCTGAGGACGACACCCAGGCGCTGCTGACGATCGTGCCAAAAGCCTATCGCAGCCGCATCAACGACGCGCTGCTGGCGGCGCTCGCGATCGCCCTGGCGGATTGGCGTGCCGCGCGCGGCGGCAACGAGACCGTCAGCCTCGTCGATCTCGAAGGCCACGGCCGCGAAAGCATCTTCCCGAGCGTCGATCTGTCGCGCACCGTCGGCTGGTTCACCACGATGTTTCCGGTGCGGCTTGACGTTGGACAAATCGACCTCGCTGACGCCATCCATGGCGGGCCCGCGGCGGGCGTGGTGCTCAGGCGGATCAAGGATCACCTGCGCGACGTACCGGATGGCGGCATTGGCTGGGGCCTGTTGCGATACCTGAATCAGGACACAGCAAAGACCCTGCAAGACCTGCCGCGCGCGTCCGTCAGCTTCAACTATCTCGGACGGTTCGACGAGCGCGGTACGGCCGGGTGGGCTGCGGCGTCGGAAGACGCCGGTCCCGCGATTGCCGCGGAGCGTGAGCGCGAGCACCTGATCGAGGCGGTGTCGGTGATCCGCGGCGGCACATTGCTGGTCGAGTGGCGCTGGTGGCCGGAGGCGCATGACCGCGCGTCGATCGCGGATCTGGCCGAGCGCTTCAAGGCGGCGCTGAAGGGACTGATCGCGCATTGTCGCGCCTGCGAGCGTAGCCAGTTCACGCGCTCCGATTTCCCTTTGGTCGCGCTCGACGAGACCAGGCTCGCGAGCCTGCAGCAGCGCTATCCCGATCTGGAGGACATCTGGCCGCTCGGTCCGATGCAGCAGATCATGCTGAGCCATGCGCGCCGCGCGCCGGACAGCATCGCCTATCATGAGCAGCTCCAATTGACGCTCGACGGCGCGCTCGATGCCGGCGCGCTCGAGACGGCGTGGCGTGGCCTGATCGCACGGCACGGCGCGCTGCGCGTCGCGTTTCCGGATGACGGCGAGAGACCGGTCCAGATCGTGCGGCGGACACCCGATCCGCGCTGGCGCTTCATCGATTGGGCGGAGCTGCCGCAGGATGGCGTCGACGCGCAACTGGAGGCGTTCCTGCGCCAGGATAGGAAGGCCGGCTTCGACCTCGCCCGCGGCGACGTGCTGCGGGCGTTGCTGCTGCGCCAGTCGCGAACCCGCCACACACTGGTGCTGAGCTTCCACCACATCCTGCTGGACGGTTGGTCCGTGCCGCTCGTGCTGCGCGAGCTGCTGGCGCTCTATCAGGCCGCGCGCCTGATGCGGCCGGTGTCGCTGCCGGAGCCGGTGTCGTATCGCGAGGTCCTGTCCTGGCAGGGCGCCGCGAATGCTGCGCTCACCCGCGAGTTCTGGACCAGCCGTCTGCGCAGCGTCGAGCTTCCCAACCGGCTCGACCTCATCAGTGGCAGCGCGCAGGAGAACGCGGATGCGGCCGGCGAGGTCCAGGCGCGCATTCTCGAACGCTTGACGGCCAAGATCCAGGCCGCTGCGCAAGCACTGCGGCTCACGACGAATACGCTGGTTCAGGGCGCCTGGAGCCTGGCGCTGGCCCGCCACGCCAACACCGGCAGCGACGTGCTGTTCGGCATGACCACGGCCGTCCGGCCGGCGGATGTCGCTGGAGTCGAGCAGATCATCGGGCTCTGCACCAACACGCTGCCGCGACGGGTGACGCTGGCCCCCGAGATGCGTCTCTCGGACTGGCTGGCGGGGCTGCAGGCGCGGCAGGCCGACGAGCAGATGCACGACCGCTGCCTGATGAGCGACATCTGCGGCTGGCTCGATCTGCCGGGCGATCAGCGGCTGTTCGAGTCCGTCGTCGTGTTCGAGAACTATCCGGCCGGCCATGCGCTCACCGCCGGTGAGGGGACCGCGCCCGACGACATCAACGTCGTGTCGTTCAAGAGCGTCGAGGCGGGCATCGATTTCCCGCTGTGCCTCGTGGCCTCCGTCGACAGCTGCATGAGCTTCCGCCTGATCTTCGGACGGCGGCGGTTCGATGCGGATGCCGTCGCGCGCCTGCTCGACGATGTCGTCGAACTGATGCTCGCGATCACAGCCGATCCCGAACAGCGGCTTGCCGATCTCTTGCCGAGCCAACCGCCCTCCGCCGCAACGCCGCGCGCACCGTTCACGGGGACAGTGACGGACACCGCATATGCGGATGCGCGATGACCGGCCATCGCGAGGCGGCCGCCACCGCGGAGTCGGTCGCCGACATCGTGCCGGAGCCGGACCCGATCGCGGACGCAGCGGCGGCGCCGTCGCTGTGGTGGCCGCTGGCGCGCTTCGCGATTCCGCAATCGGCCAGTGCAGCGCTGCAATTGTTGTCCGGGACGGTCACCGCGATCTATTTCGGCCAGCTGCTCGGCGGCTCCGCGCTCGCGGTCGCCTCGGTGTTCTTTCCGATCTTCTTCCTGCTGGTCTCGTTTCTGATCGGCCTGATCTCCGGCGGCATCGTGCTTGTGGCGCGGGCGCATGGCGCTGACGATCCCGATGGGGTCAGGCGCGCCGCCGGCACCACGCTGTGCGTCTGCGT is from Bradyrhizobium sp. ORS 285 and encodes:
- a CDS encoding amino acid adenylation domain-containing protein; amino-acid sequence: MVPSAIVTLAVLPLTPNGKLDRNALPAPELASTSGYAAPRGQTETILASIFADVLGLDRVGIHDDFFAIGGHSLLATQVVARAQQELNVQLALRALFEASTVAGLAARLNSSTEIKVSPLLPASRQQPLPLSHGQERLWFVEQLGLSNGGYNVSAAVRLTGKLDVDALSAALSEVVRRHESLRTRFAGRGDSAVQLIDPPWPVVLSPEAVATEDAARQRLVALMQQPFDLAQDRLLRVALLQLSPDMHVLALSIHHIVSDGWSMGVLVGEIETLYAAFCAGRPSPLPELPIQYADYAVWQRRWLEETALQRQLEYWTVQLAGAPGSIELATDRPRPAVPSFRGAVHRLTVDQACTAALTRLARQDGATLFMVLLAAFDVLLSRWSGQNDVVVGTPVAGRTRIETERLIGFFVNMLALRCDLSGARTFRDVLRQIKATALDAYAHQDLPFEKLVEALHPVRDLSREPVFQVVFALQNMPQRASGLPGLTLEPFEAEAVTAKFDLELAMSEVGDGLQATLTYATDLFDAATIARLADHFVRLLQEIAARPDARLSKLNLLSTEERQQLESWSGNTIASTQDGCLHELFAEQVTRDPAALAVVMEGEELSYGALERRANQLAHHLRTLGVGPDVIVGLCVERSLEMVIGLLGILKAGGAYLPLDPRYPPERLAYMLGDAKVTVLVTQAAVRERVPATEAVVVHLDADAAVIADQPETAPLTSCDADHLAYVIYTSGSTGRPKGVMTSHRGIMNLADAQLDRLPLTAGDRILQFASISFDAAVWDLVMSWRVGAALVLAAQHDLMPGEPLRELLERQRVTAVLLPPAALAALPVTPLPDLKILIAGGEACAAELLRPWLAGRSVFNAYGPTESSVCTTVHLCGDERRPPIGRALPNTRTYVLDAQLAPVPIGVAGEIYIGGVGLARGYLHRPSLTAERFVPSPFAKGERLYRTGDLARWRADGVLDYLGRLDHQVKLRGFRIELGEIEAALLAQAGVAQAAVVLREDGGAKRLVGYVVAQPDAVPNSDTLRQQLQRSLPDYMVPSAIVPLAALPLTPNGKLDRNALPAPERRRELDGQLPRNPVETVIAGLFADLLGLEEVGIHDNFFELGGHSLLAMQLLERMRAALGIALPVRLIFMDPTIAGLAEHVEQALASEIEAMSSEEIEMALQDLDETSIQRAASVA
- a CDS encoding non-ribosomal peptide synthetase produces the protein MTDLATLRRELLQRRLAAAAAGRQSGPPAIPRRGETEAPLSHAQERLWFVEQLGLSVSSYTVSAAVRLTGKLDVDALSAALSEVVRLHESLRTRFAGRGENAVQLIDPPWPVVLSPETVATEDAARQRLVALMQQPFDLSEDRLLRVALLQLSPDMHVLALSMHHIVSDGWSMGVLVGEIETLYAAFCAGRPSPLPELPIQYADYAVWQRRWLEETALQRQLEYWTVQLAGAPGSIELATDRPRPAMPSFRGAVHWFAVDPRCTAALTRLARQDGATLFMVLLAAFDVLLSRWSGQQDLVVGTPVAGRTRIETERLIGFFVNMLALRCDLSGTPTFRDVLRQMKVTALDAFAHQDLPFEKLVEALHPVRDLSREPVFQVVFALQNMPQRSSGLPGLTLEPFEAEAVTAKFDLELAMSEVEDGLQATLTYATDLFDVATIARLVDHFVRLLREIAARPDARLSELSLLSTEERKQLEAWSGRSAAYEQDRCLHELFAEHAARDPAALAVVMEGEELSYGALERRANQLAHHLQRLGVRPDVIVGLCVERSLDMVIGVLGILKAGGAYLPLDPRYPAERLAYMLGDAKVTVLVTQAAVRERVPATEAVVVHLDADAAVIADQPETAPLTSCDADHLAYVIYTSGSTGRPKGVMTSHRGIMNLADAQLDQLPLTAGDRILQFASISFDAAVWDLVMSWRVGAALVLAAQHDLMPGEPLRELLQRQRVTAVLLPPAALAALPVATLPDLKILVAGGEACTVELLRPWLAGRSVFNAYGPTESSVCTTMNRCGDDRRPPIGRALPNTRTYVLDAQLQPVPVGVAGELYIGGVGLARGYLHRPSLTAERFVPSPFAKGERLYRTGDLARWRADGVLDYLGRLDHQVKLRGFRIELGEIEAALLSQAGIAQAAVVLREDGGGKRLVAYVVAQPDAAINSDALRQQLQRSLPEYMVPSAIVTLNSLPLTPNGKLDRNALPAPEWRRELDGQLPRNPVETVIAGLFADLLGLERVGIHDNFFELGGDSIQSMQLVSRARAAGLAITPRQIFQHQTVAALAQAAAASQASVEADDPLQPSPLTPIQRWFFERSGPIHHFNQSALLQVPPDIKPARLERALASLLIHHDALRSRFMRDESGWRQEPRPVADVAVTLTHVDVAELAPEVRVEQLHAAAATLQNSLDPATGRLVAVAWFDFGADTPGRLLFVIHHLAVDGVSWRILVEDLMAAYAQLARGDAVDLPAKTTSFGRWATRLADHAHAPDIVQQLDLWTSICRDAPLLPVDRTTGTRPATYGDTDALTIDLPEDDTQALLTIVPKAYRSRINDALLAALAIALADWRAARGGNETVSLVDLEGHGRESIFPSVDLSRTVGWFTTMFPVRLDVGQIDLADAIHGGPAAGVVLRRIKDHLRDVPDGGIGWGLLRYLNQDTAKTLQDLPRASVSFNYLGRFDERGTAGWAAASEDAGPAIAAEREREHLIEAVSVIRGGTLLVEWRWWPEAHDRASIADLAERFKAALKGLIAHCRACERSQFTRSDFPLVALDETRLASLQQRYPDLEDIWPLGPMQQIMLSHARRAPDSIAYHEQLQLTLDGALDAGALETAWRGLIARHGALRVAFPDDGERPVQIVRRTPDPRWRFIDWAELPQDGVDAQLEAFLRQDRKAGFDLARGDVLRALLLRQSRTRHTLVLSFHHILLDGWSVPLVLRELLALYQAARLMRPVSLPEPVSYREVLSWQGAANAALTREFWTSRLRSVELPNRLDLISGSAQENADAAGEVQARILERLTAKIQAAAQALRLTTNTLVQGAWSLALARHANTGSDVLFGMTTAVRPADVAGVEQIIGLCTNTLPRRVTLAPEMRLSDWLAGLQARQADEQMHDRCLMSDICGWLDLPGDQRLFESVVVFENYPAGHALTAGEGTAPDDINVVSFKSVEAGIDFPLCLVASVDSCMSFRLIFGRRRFDADAVARLLDDVVELMLAITADPEQRLADLLPSQPPSAATPRAPFTGTVTDTAYADAR